ATCCTGTACTGAATAAGGTCTTTTATCGTGACCATCTTCAGTTTATGTTTTTTGGCAAACTTCGCAAGCTGCGGAACCCTTGCCATTGTGCCGTCTTCATTCATGATCTCGCAGATCACTCCTGCGGGATAAAGCCCCGCGAGCCTCGCAAGGTCAACAGAACCCTCGGTCTGTCCCGCGCGCTGAAGCACTCCGCCCGGCTGGGCTCTTAACGGGAATGTATGCCCCGGCCTTGCAACATCTTCAGGCCCGCACTTTGGATTAATAGCTGTCTTGATCGTCTTTGCGCGGTCAGCAGCTGATATGCCGGTTGTGACCCCTTTTTTCGCCTCGATAGAGACGGTGAAGGCGGTGCCGAAATGAGAGGTGTTGAACTCTGACATCATGGGCAGACGAAGCTCTTCAACCCTTTCAGGCGTAAGTGAGAGGCATATGAGTCCCCGTCCGTGTGTCGCCATGAAGTTCACCGCCTGTGGTGTGACCTTGTCAGCCGCCATTGTGAGGTCGCCCTCATTCTCCCTGTCCTCGTCATCAACGAGCACGATCATATTGCCCTTCTTTATCTCTTTTATCGCGTCTTCAATTTTATCGAACTTATATTTGCTCCGCATTATTATTCTTTAGCTCCTTATTATTTCAGCCTGTGAACCCTTTTTCTCTGAGCAGTTCGCCAAAGTCCTTCTTATTGTCAGCATTTAGGAGGAACTTTTCAACATACTTGCCTATAATGTCTATCTCTATATTGACCGTATCACCTTTATCTTTGCCGCCTATGTTCGTGGCGGTAAGCGTATGTGGGATTATCGCCACACTGAAAGACCTGCTGTCAAGCCCGGTCACGGTAAGGCTTATACCGTCTATCGCGACTGAGCCTTTCTTTACGATGTACCTTAATATTTCAGGAGGCGCTTCAAAAGTATAGAACGTATACTCTCCCTCCCGCCTCTTCTCCCTGATCTTCCCGGCAGCGTCGACATGTCCTGTAACCATATGCCCTCCCAAACGGTCTGAGAGCCTGAGCGCGCGTTCAAGGTTGACCTTCTGATTTACCTTCAGCCCGCCGAGATTTGTGCTTTGCATCGTCTCGGGAGATACATCAAAGATGATATCTTTTTTATCGGTCGTAGCGGTAAGGCATACGCCGTTGACCGCTATGCTGTCGCCTATGCTGACATCCATGTCAGTTGACGGCTTCATGGAGAGCCTCATGCCGTTCGAGGCCTTCTCAATGGATGTAATATTGCCCAATGCTTCAACAAGTCCGGTAAACATTATTTGCCTGTGTCTACCTGAAACGCATAGGTCTTCTGATATAAAGGGTAAAAAGGAAAGTATTGCACAGTATCTTCCCAGCTGAGCCTTGCGGTATATTTACCCTCTGCCAGCTCAAGTTCAATGTCTTCATCGCTTACCGGAATATCGTATTCATCTACAAGCCTCATGATCCTTTTCATAACATCTTTAGGCTTATCGTTCTGGGTGACTATA
This genomic stretch from Nitrospirota bacterium harbors:
- a CDS encoding bifunctional 3,4-dihydroxy-2-butanone-4-phosphate synthase/GTP cyclohydrolase II is translated as MRSKYKFDKIEDAIKEIKKGNMIVLVDDEDRENEGDLTMAADKVTPQAVNFMATHGRGLICLSLTPERVEELRLPMMSEFNTSHFGTAFTVSIEAKKGVTTGISAADRAKTIKTAINPKCGPEDVARPGHTFPLRAQPGGVLQRAGQTEGSVDLARLAGLYPAGVICEIMNEDGTMARVPQLAKFAKKHKLKMVTIKDLIQYRMQNESLVTRIATAKIPTRYGGDMTAIVFGNMVDKSEHIALVKGDIFPEDNVLVRVHSECLTGDVFGSKRCDCGGQLHQSLEMIKKEGKGVLLYMRQEGRGIGLANKLKAYELQDGGLDTVEANIKLGFKPDLRDYGIGAQILVNLGVRKMRLITNNPKKIIGLEGYGLKIVDRVQIETTPHKKNIGYLKVKKKKLGHLLEKI
- a CDS encoding riboflavin synthase, with translation MFTGLVEALGNITSIEKASNGMRLSMKPSTDMDVSIGDSIAVNGVCLTATTDKKDIIFDVSPETMQSTNLGGLKVNQKVNLERALRLSDRLGGHMVTGHVDAAGKIREKRREGEYTFYTFEAPPEILRYIVKKGSVAIDGISLTVTGLDSRSFSVAIIPHTLTATNIGGKDKGDTVNIEIDIIGKYVEKFLLNADNKKDFGELLREKGFTG